The nucleotide sequence CATTTCCAGCTGTGATAATAATTGCTTTTGAGTAATGGGTTTCTTCATTCGTTGTGATAGCGAGCACTTCATCTGTTGTTCGTACGATGCTTTCCACTGACTGTTCCAGACATACTGCCGTTTCGAATTGATTCATTTGCTCGATTAATTGATCAACAAGCTCCTGAGCACGTACTTTTGGAAAGCCAGCAATATCATAAATATATTTTTCAGGATATAAAGCGGATAACTGGCCGCCAAGCTGTGGTAGACTTTCAATCACCTTAACTGAAGCCTGACGCATTCCCGCATAGAAAGCGGTGAACAACCCAACCGGGCCGCCGCCAATAATTGTAATATCAAATATTTCCGGCTGTTGCTTCATCGTCATTCCCCCTCTACTACAAAAATAGTTCTCCTTGAGTCTGCCTCTTTGGAATAAACGGATATTTCAAGACAGTGTTGACTGCCTGTTGGTTGTATATATGCAATTCCAATGCCAACTTCTAAAATTAGCGAAAACGATAAAAAAATAACGAAAATTCTTTCAATTTTGATTTAAATTGAGTTATATTTAACTCAAAGTTAAGAATAGTTAGTCAAATATAACTCACTTGATTTACAAAAGGGGGAATGCCTGTGAAACATGCAGAAGAAAAAAACAGCGTTGAGATGACACTGGAGACGTTATTAAAAATACTCGATCATTCTTCCGATGAGATTTTTGTACTTGATGGTGAAATGCGGATTCTTTATGTTAATCAGGCGTGTGAACGTCATTATGGATTAAAGCCCACCGATGTAATCGGTAAATATAACATTGAATTGTTCGAAAAAGGGTATTGGAAACCTTCTATTGTTCCTGAGGTGTATAAAAGAAAGAAACCATGCTATATGAAACAGCAAACATATATTGGTGCAGAACTGCTCACATCTGCTATTCCGCTCTTAAATGAAGCAGGGGAGATTGAACTTGTTGTCATAACGTCAACAGAATCACAAACGTATAAAATGTTCAAAGCGAAAGAAGCAGCAGGTGAGTCAAATATAACTCACTTTGAAGAAGAAGCAGAGCGGATCATTACAAATAGCGAAAAGATTAAACAAATCATCTCCTTCTGTGAAAAAGTAGCACCTACAGATTCAACGATTTTGATTGAGGGAGAATCAGGCACAGGAAAAGGAGTGCTTGCCCATTTTATTCATCGAATTAGCCAGCGGAAAAACGGGCCATTTTTAACAATCAATTGTGCTGCTATTCCAGAAGAGTTACTTGAATCCGAACTATTTGGCTATGCAAAAGGGGCATTTACCGGCGCCAGCAAATCTGGAAAGCCCGGCTTGGTCGAGGCGGCGGACAACGGCACTGTGTTTCTCGATGAAATTGGCGAAATGCCTCTTGCTCTTCAAGCTAAACTGCTTCAGGTTATTCAGGATAAGCAATTTATCCCTGTTGGCGGCAGTGAAACAAAAAAAGTCGATATCCGCATTATTGCTGCCACCAATCAGAATCTAGTCCAAATGGTCAAGGACAAACAATTTCGCGAAGATTTGTTTTATCGTCTAAATGTGATTGATGTCCATCTGCCACCGCTCCGCGAGCGAAAAGAAGATGTGATTCCACTGACATATAATTTTTTAAATAAGTTTAACGAAAAATACCATACGAACAAAGTCATTTCAGAAGAATGTCTCAATACTTTGATTCATTATCCATGGCCAGGCAACGTGAGACAATTGGAAAATCTCATTGAACGGCTAGTTGTGATTAGCGACTCTGTCATTCAAGTGTCTGACCTGCCTGATATGATTACGGAAAACGCCGGGCCTCTTACCCAGCTTTCTCTTCCCCACACTCTCGACCAGGCATTGGATGAGACAAAACGGATTCTCATCAGAAGATCTTACCAGATGTATAAATCATCACGAAAAGTCGCCAATGACCTCGGCATCAGTCAGACGAAAGCGTCGAAGCTGATCCGCGAATATTGCAGCGATTTGATGAGCTAGGCGCATAAACACGGTCACCAGGTCCGTGCACAAGCAGTCAGTAAATGCCCCAGGCGGTGAGTAATCCTGGAAACATAAAAAAAACCTTTTCCTGTTAGGAAAAGGTTTTTTCTCTAGGAAGGCCGGTGAAATGAGCCAACAACTTCAACCGTCTGGGTAACATTAACAAAGGCCCCAGGATCAGCATCATGAATCATTTTCTTTACATCAGTAAGCTGATAACGCGTAATAACCGTCACGAGTATGGACCGTCCTTCACCCGTGTAGGCTCCTTCTCCGTTCATTAGCGTAACACCGCGATACAAGTTTGCCAGAAGCTTTCCTTTCACTTCTTCCCCTTTGGCAGTAATGATCATTAATGTTAGCTTGACATGGTTAGTATGAATCATGTCAACCACTTTTCCTGTCGCATAAATGGCAATCAGCGTATTGAGCGCAGCATCCCAGCTGAAGATAAATCCAGAAGCCAGGACGACTACAGCATTCATAGCTGTTAAAATCGAGCCAAGCGGAAAGTCTTTCTTCCTTGTCAAAAGCATGGCGATAATATCAAATCCACCTGATGAACCAGAAGCCCGGAAGATCAGCCCAATGCCGGCTCCCGTAATCACTCCGCCGAACAGTGCGGACAAGATAGGCTCTGTGGACACTTCAACAATCGGTATCACATAGAGACTGAATGAAATCGTGACTACTGATAAAATCGTGTAGCTGATAAAGCGCCTTCCAAGCTTGATTAACCCAATAATTAGAAGCGGCAAATTCAAAATCAGGTTTACCACGCCTGTATTTAAAGGAGTGATCAGACCAAACATAATTGCTACCCCACTAAGCCCACTGCTTAATATCTCGTGCGGGATGAGAAAAAAATTGTAAGCGACTCCTACTAAAAATGAGCCAAACAGAATGATTACAACATTTTTCATCTAACCTCTCCCTTCTCCCATCTACTGTTTAATTGTTATTATTATAGGGGAGAAACTGGAGATTTTAGAGATAATAGTTTTTTCTGAAAAACCAGACGCGCACAAAAAGATGTAGAACAAAAACGCGAAGAGACACTTAACTCTTCGCGTTTTTATTTATAAAGCTTTTTTCTGTTTGAAAGGAATGGCTCCGATCAATACCTCTACACCTGTCGCAAAAATAAATACGATCCACGCGTACTTCCAACTAATAATAAAACCAATGAGAAGAAAGGTAGCAAAGGCAAAAATCCATAAAGCACCCGAGATACTCCCTCGTATCATTTGATATTCCGGATTATAATACTTGGCTGTATACTTCATCCACTCTTGGTCGTGTTTGCTGCGGTCCTTTTCTGTCAGTCCAAGAAACACGTAAAGGCAGATGGAAGGAATAGCAAATGGAAGCAACGTAGCAACCCACTCACCATTTTCTACACTCCCTTGAAAATAAACAATACCAGCGGTAAATAAGCCAAACAGTAAAACTCCCGTCGCTGCTGTATAGCCTGCTGCCCGGATCGGTCTCATTCCAAAATGATGTGGAGTTTCTTGAGTCAACCCTAAATAAACAAGCGCACTGATCGATACAAGGGCAAATGGAAACAAGGTGGAAATAGTAATGTAGTATTCTTCCATCCGCAAATGGACAAGCAGTGCCGTAATCATCCCGAACAGTAAAATTCCAATGCTAATGACATAGCCAAACACATGGACTTTAGGGAGCGGTTTTTTATTATACATATGATCAATAACTTCATAATGAGCTTTTATGCCGATGTCTTCAGCTACCTTCGTCACATCGCCAAGCTGGCTGATTGCTTTCTGAAACGCCTCTTCTTCGTTCATCCCCTGATTAGTAAATTCCTGAATCCTCTCCTGCAGATTAACCTCTACTTCCTCCTTTAATTCATTAAGCTGATTGGAGGGAGGAAAATCAGCAAATACTTGTTCAATATATTCCTTGATCCTGCTCTTCATTTTTTCACAGCCTTTCTACAATAATTTGTCGATGACTTCTTTGGTAAACTCCCAATCATCACAGTTTCGTTTATAAAGCGTTTCACCGGAAGCAGTAATACTGTAATATTTTCTTCTGCCTCCCTGTGTCTCGCTTCCCCAATAAGAAGTGACACAGCCCTCTTGTTCAAGCCTTCTAAAACTGGAATAAAGAGTTGCCTCTTTTAATTCGTACTGCCCTTCGCTTTTCTCAATAATTTTTTTAT is from Bacillus sp. PK3_68 and encodes:
- a CDS encoding YitT family protein, producing the protein MKNVVIILFGSFLVGVAYNFFLIPHEILSSGLSGVAIMFGLITPLNTGVVNLILNLPLLIIGLIKLGRRFISYTILSVVTISFSLYVIPIVEVSTEPILSALFGGVITGAGIGLIFRASGSSGGFDIIAMLLTRKKDFPLGSILTAMNAVVVLASGFIFSWDAALNTLIAIYATGKVVDMIHTNHVKLTLMIITAKGEEVKGKLLANLYRGVTLMNGEGAYTGEGRSILVTVITRYQLTDVKKMIHDADPGAFVNVTQTVEVVGSFHRPS
- a CDS encoding PadR family transcriptional regulator encodes the protein MSAKISSDLIRGHTDTIVLGILKEGDSYGYEIYKKIIEKSEGQYELKEATLYSSFRRLEQEGCVTSYWGSETQGGRRKYYSITASGETLYKRNCDDWEFTKEVIDKLL
- a CDS encoding sigma 54-interacting transcriptional regulator, translated to MTLETLLKILDHSSDEIFVLDGEMRILYVNQACERHYGLKPTDVIGKYNIELFEKGYWKPSIVPEVYKRKKPCYMKQQTYIGAELLTSAIPLLNEAGEIELVVITSTESQTYKMFKAKEAAGESNITHFEEEAERIITNSEKIKQIISFCEKVAPTDSTILIEGESGTGKGVLAHFIHRISQRKNGPFLTINCAAIPEELLESELFGYAKGAFTGASKSGKPGLVEAADNGTVFLDEIGEMPLALQAKLLQVIQDKQFIPVGGSETKKVDIRIIAATNQNLVQMVKDKQFREDLFYRLNVIDVHLPPLRERKEDVIPLTYNFLNKFNEKYHTNKVISEECLNTLIHYPWPGNVRQLENLIERLVVISDSVIQVSDLPDMITENAGPLTQLSLPHTLDQALDETKRILIRRSYQMYKSSRKVANDLGISQTKASKLIREYCSDLMS
- a CDS encoding permease prefix domain 1-containing protein, whose protein sequence is MKSRIKEYIEQVFADFPPSNQLNELKEEVEVNLQERIQEFTNQGMNEEEAFQKAISQLGDVTKVAEDIGIKAHYEVIDHMYNKKPLPKVHVFGYVISIGILLFGMITALLVHLRMEEYYITISTLFPFALVSISALVYLGLTQETPHHFGMRPIRAAGYTAATGVLLFGLFTAGIVYFQGSVENGEWVATLLPFAIPSICLYVFLGLTEKDRSKHDQEWMKYTAKYYNPEYQMIRGSISGALWIFAFATFLLIGFIISWKYAWIVFIFATGVEVLIGAIPFKQKKAL